Proteins found in one Candidatus Nitrospira nitrificans genomic segment:
- a CDS encoding chemotaxis protein CheW, which produces MLRTAQTHQRETKCRSCQLLVFSVGGRRLAVRSLDVSSIVQWAEPIPVAAQTPFITSVIRQEQTVLPVFDLAVSLHLTVQGNSPLWLRVKHPFGEMAICIDDEIPVLHALDSATIQPYHGKDLPADGSYTTGLDEIPILSVSQLGLSG; this is translated from the coding sequence ATGTTGAGGACCGCTCAAACGCATCAGCGGGAGACGAAGTGTCGATCATGTCAACTGTTGGTGTTTTCCGTGGGAGGAAGGCGGCTAGCGGTGAGGAGCTTGGATGTATCGAGCATTGTCCAGTGGGCTGAGCCTATTCCGGTCGCCGCACAAACTCCCTTTATCACATCAGTCATTCGTCAGGAGCAGACTGTGTTGCCGGTATTTGATTTGGCCGTCTCCCTTCATCTGACCGTGCAAGGAAACAGTCCCTTATGGTTGAGGGTCAAGCATCCCTTCGGTGAAATGGCGATATGCATTGATGACGAGATTCCCGTTCTTCATGCGTTGGACTCTGCCACGATTCAGCCATACCACGGCAAGGATTTGCCGGCCGACGGCAGTTATACCACCGGCCTGGATGAGATCCCGATTCTCTCAGTATCACAACTCGGGTTGTCTGGGTGA
- a CDS encoding chemotaxis protein CheW: protein MAGISSLAVPARFLIVTLGGRYLALDAESIAGVCTLEEAGYGDDPTIHGMVYRTINLADRLRISNSQDAADSRIVLLAERGARGSIRVTTIQGLLELHRSQVLPIPPQFRGPERHWYRGMILFEKSIAVALDTTWVLDKQVSNVEGSEGQGSIARPRATPQVSVSDGRAC from the coding sequence ATGGCAGGAATTTCATCGTTAGCTGTTCCGGCACGATTTCTGATCGTGACATTGGGCGGACGGTATCTGGCGTTGGATGCCGAGTCGATAGCGGGGGTTTGCACGCTGGAAGAGGCCGGCTATGGTGACGATCCCACGATTCACGGCATGGTGTACAGAACGATCAATCTGGCTGATCGTTTGCGCATATCGAATAGTCAAGATGCGGCGGATTCACGCATCGTGCTGCTTGCTGAACGAGGCGCGCGTGGGAGCATTCGAGTCACCACGATACAGGGGTTGCTCGAACTCCATCGCTCTCAAGTCCTGCCGATTCCTCCGCAGTTCCGTGGACCGGAACGACACTGGTATCGAGGCATGATCTTATTCGAAAAAAGCATCGCTGTGGCGCTTGATACAACGTGGGTTCTCGATAAGCAGGTATCGAACGTGGAAGGTAGTGAGGGACAAGGAAGCATCGCTCGACCCAGAGCGACCCCGCAGGTCTCAGTGAGCGATGGCCGGGCATGTTGA
- a CDS encoding hybrid sensor histidine kinase/response regulator gives MSSEFDRQNLISIFVLEASDGLDALTKALHPPDGRVPGPQELTDQYITAHRICGAAALYGFSGVAQLAEHLETLLEQVTPTPMAHWDHAVDSMRNITHSLHGIVRVIGQGGVEDVEAVARCWASITQREKGITCGPAPIFSESIADETYVLPELDAEILSYFIPEAGEYLDTIDRLILTLRAKPDADDSIHRLFRAAHTLKGSAYTVGYQVIGDVARPMEDCLVEVHENRLPLSPDILDSLAKAAELIRLILRHEPASLPKLQHDLPLLLNRFTRMSAGTAAPSPPTTLSDDTRAPSSHSVQNDPIVTMEEPTAGLSARYVIPDLDPEILSYFIPEAQEYLELLEANLLRLDKDPYNRELIDHLFRSAHTLKGSAYTVGFRSIGDLVHHVEDFMGAVRDGRLHVMPGHTDLILRAIDVVRVLMRRDLTKVDDTRHRFDAARTELRRLDQENTNETAAARPSDDSAGPATARQSGRDESPRDDEGVPNEKSADEREVIRVSYVRLERLMNLVGELVIGRGRLEQRLRVLEQLSQQVLTFKSRLVDSIRSFSDKHTFTYQEVPSVSTTLAGQGLPAFGDFGNLELDKYDDFNVLARRIGEVTADITESMSQLDGSIQKAHDEMSQLQQLTLVMRDEIAHARMVPIGTAFTRFRRAVRETARASNKEVSLVTSGEQTEVDTGIVERLADPLVHLVRNAVYHGIEPVADRIAKGKPALGTVYLHAAHRGNSVIIEVEDDGAGLDLGKIRAKAGKMGSAQLRQIQAMSDRDVRQLIFMPGFSTADKVGDQAGRGVGLDVVKRVVEGMNGHIEVESEPGRGTKFTLNLPLTLLIATALLVRVGTEKYAIPLLSIQEVTVPTPSSVREEGHRTLLQINEHIIELHSLHHILRREPGRVDWTMPVVIVRTAGAPVGLAVDEVLGRQEIVIKPLGPLKVLEHSCFGGATIDPEGRVVLVVDPNRLMPRELKESVAQTLLFKATSLQEESAPQEPPSNKPEEARLLLIDDSLSIRKFVGRMLEEAGYPFDTAVDGEDGLRKASTTKYRMILTDLEMPKLNGFEVIQALRSRPETRQTPVVVMTTRARDKHRQMAINLGANSYIAKPVEERMLLQEVARWLGKASTLRR, from the coding sequence ATGAGTTCGGAGTTCGACCGGCAGAACCTCATCAGCATCTTTGTACTCGAAGCCTCGGATGGGTTGGATGCCCTGACTAAAGCCTTGCATCCTCCCGATGGAAGAGTTCCTGGTCCTCAGGAACTAACAGACCAATACATTACCGCCCACCGTATTTGCGGCGCTGCCGCCCTATACGGCTTCAGTGGAGTGGCTCAGCTCGCTGAACATCTGGAAACACTCCTTGAGCAGGTGACGCCGACTCCGATGGCTCACTGGGATCACGCCGTAGACTCGATGAGAAATATTACGCACAGTCTTCATGGAATCGTTCGAGTCATCGGGCAAGGGGGCGTTGAGGATGTAGAAGCCGTAGCCCGCTGTTGGGCTTCGATCACACAACGAGAAAAAGGAATAACCTGCGGGCCGGCGCCCATCTTCTCCGAGTCGATAGCCGATGAGACCTACGTGCTTCCCGAACTCGATGCCGAAATCCTCTCTTACTTCATCCCTGAAGCGGGAGAGTATCTCGACACCATAGACAGGTTGATTCTTACGCTTCGAGCCAAGCCGGATGCAGACGACTCGATTCATCGGCTCTTTCGCGCGGCGCATACCTTGAAGGGGTCAGCCTACACCGTGGGATACCAAGTCATTGGAGATGTCGCTCGTCCAATGGAAGATTGCCTGGTCGAGGTTCATGAAAACCGCCTTCCTCTCAGCCCTGACATTCTTGATTCGCTGGCGAAGGCAGCCGAATTGATCCGGCTCATTCTCCGACATGAGCCAGCGAGCCTGCCGAAACTCCAGCACGACCTGCCGCTTCTTCTCAATCGTTTCACCCGGATGTCCGCAGGTACCGCTGCCCCATCTCCACCGACGACTCTCTCCGACGATACGCGCGCGCCTAGCTCTCATTCCGTCCAGAACGATCCCATCGTTACCATGGAAGAGCCGACCGCCGGCTTATCCGCTCGGTATGTGATTCCGGATTTGGATCCGGAAATCCTTTCCTACTTTATCCCTGAGGCACAAGAGTATCTGGAGCTATTGGAAGCTAATCTCTTACGATTGGACAAGGATCCGTACAATAGGGAACTGATCGATCATCTGTTCAGAAGCGCACATACCTTGAAGGGATCCGCCTATACCGTCGGGTTTCGATCAATCGGCGACCTCGTCCATCATGTCGAAGACTTCATGGGAGCGGTGCGAGACGGTCGTCTCCACGTGATGCCGGGGCATACCGATCTCATACTTCGCGCCATCGATGTCGTGCGAGTGCTCATGCGCAGAGATCTCACGAAGGTCGATGACACGAGGCATCGCTTTGATGCGGCGCGAACCGAACTGCGACGATTGGATCAGGAAAACACAAACGAGACGGCGGCGGCACGTCCGTCTGATGACAGCGCTGGTCCGGCGACGGCCAGACAGTCCGGAAGAGACGAGTCTCCTCGGGATGATGAGGGCGTTCCGAACGAGAAATCAGCAGATGAACGTGAGGTCATCCGTGTCAGTTATGTGCGGCTCGAGCGACTGATGAACCTCGTAGGAGAACTCGTCATCGGACGAGGCCGGTTGGAACAACGGCTGCGAGTCTTGGAGCAACTGTCACAGCAGGTCTTAACATTCAAGAGTCGCTTGGTGGACTCGATCCGCTCCTTTTCAGACAAACACACCTTTACCTATCAGGAAGTACCGAGTGTTTCGACCACGCTTGCGGGTCAAGGCCTTCCCGCGTTCGGCGATTTCGGCAACCTCGAGCTGGACAAATACGATGATTTCAATGTTTTGGCTCGGCGTATCGGGGAAGTCACCGCTGATATCACCGAATCGATGTCGCAGCTGGACGGATCCATTCAAAAAGCCCATGACGAGATGAGTCAACTGCAACAGTTGACTCTGGTGATGCGAGACGAAATCGCCCATGCCCGCATGGTTCCCATCGGTACGGCATTCACCAGGTTTCGTCGAGCGGTCAGAGAAACCGCCAGAGCATCCAACAAGGAGGTATCGTTGGTCACATCAGGCGAGCAGACCGAAGTGGATACCGGAATCGTGGAACGACTGGCGGATCCATTGGTGCATTTGGTCAGGAACGCTGTGTATCACGGTATCGAGCCTGTGGCAGATCGGATCGCGAAGGGTAAACCGGCCCTCGGAACTGTCTACCTCCATGCGGCTCATCGTGGGAACTCGGTCATCATCGAGGTGGAAGATGATGGAGCAGGATTGGATTTGGGAAAAATCCGAGCCAAAGCCGGCAAGATGGGATCAGCCCAATTGCGTCAGATCCAAGCCATGTCGGATAGGGACGTCCGGCAATTGATTTTCATGCCCGGCTTTTCCACAGCTGACAAGGTGGGGGATCAAGCGGGTCGAGGCGTAGGATTGGATGTAGTTAAACGAGTAGTTGAAGGCATGAACGGGCATATCGAGGTGGAATCTGAACCCGGCAGGGGCACCAAATTTACCTTGAATCTCCCTCTCACTCTCCTGATCGCCACAGCGTTGCTCGTGCGAGTCGGCACCGAAAAATATGCGATTCCGCTCTTGAGCATACAGGAAGTCACGGTGCCGACACCTTCCTCGGTGCGCGAGGAGGGGCATCGTACACTCTTACAGATCAACGAACACATCATTGAATTACACTCCCTCCATCATATCCTCCGTCGAGAGCCAGGGCGCGTCGATTGGACCATGCCGGTAGTAATCGTTCGGACAGCCGGAGCTCCGGTGGGATTAGCGGTCGATGAAGTGTTGGGCCGCCAAGAAATCGTCATTAAGCCGCTTGGACCATTGAAGGTGTTGGAGCATTCGTGTTTTGGAGGCGCGACCATTGATCCGGAAGGACGAGTCGTTCTTGTCGTCGATCCAAACCGGTTGATGCCGAGAGAGCTGAAGGAGTCAGTTGCACAGACTCTCCTTTTCAAAGCCACGTCTCTGCAGGAAGAGTCCGCACCACAAGAGCCACCATCGAATAAGCCGGAAGAGGCGCGCCTACTTTTAATAGACGATTCATTGAGCATTCGAAAGTTCGTCGGAAGGATGTTGGAGGAAGCCGGATATCCGTTTGATACGGCAGTCGATGGAGAAGATGGACTTCGCAAGGCATCGACGACCAAGTATCGAATGATCCTCACCGACCTTGAAATGCCGAAGCTCAATGGATTCGAAGTGATTCAAGCGCTGAGGAGTCGTCCGGAAACTCGACAAACGCCGGTGGTCGTCATGACGACCAGGGCACGAGACAAGCATCGACAGATGGCGATCAACCTTGGCGCTAATTCCTACATCGCTAAGCCGGTCGAAGAACGGATGTTGTTGCAGGAGGTGGCACGATGGCTTGGAAAGGCTTCAACGCTGCGCAGGTAA